The following coding sequences are from one Sesamum indicum cultivar Zhongzhi No. 13 linkage group LG11, S_indicum_v1.0, whole genome shotgun sequence window:
- the LOC105174713 gene encoding laccase-17-like yields the protein MHRRVSSTATTAILLFGILVFSLLPEFASCMTRHYTFNIVQHNVTRLCTTKSIISVNGKFPGPRLIAREGDQVLVKVVNNVMNNVTIHWHGVRQLRSGWADGPAYVTQCPIQTGQSYTYNFTITGQRGTLFWHAHISWLRATLYGPIIILPRQNESYPFRKPYKEVPIIFGEWWNVDPEAVINQALQTGGGPNVSDAYTINGLPGPLYNCSSKDTFKLKVKPGKTYMLRLINAAMNDELFFSIANHNVTIVEADAVYVKPFVTSVVFITPGQTTNVLLKTKPYYPNATFLMAARPYFTGQGTFDNSTVAGFLEYEHPLHISFDKNKTIFKPSLPPINATGVVANFTKMFRSLNSPKYTANVPQTVDKQFFFTVGLGSSPCPQNATCQGPNGTKFAASVNNVSFALPTTALLQAYFSKNSYGIYTTDFPSNPPNPFNYTGSPPNNTQVSNGTRVVVLPFNTSVELVLQDTSILGAESHPLHLHGFNFFVVGEGFGNYDPYKDPANFNLVDPVERNTIGVPSGGWVAIRFLADNPGVWFMHCHFDVHTSWGLRMAWIVLDGQLPSQKLPPPPSDLPKC from the exons ATGCATCGCCGTGTCTCTTCTACTGCTACAACGGCAATTTTGCTGTTCGGCATTCTTGTTTTCTCATTGTTGCCTGAGTTTGCATCCTGCATGACAAGACACTATACTTTCAAC ATTGTGCAACACAATGTGACACGATTGTGCACGACAAAGAGCATTATCAGCGTTAATGGGAAGTTTCCCGGCCCTAGACTTATTGCGAGGGAAGGTGATCAGGTACTGGTTAAGGTGGTCAACAATGTGATGAACAATGTTACTATTCACTG GCACGGGGTGCGGCAACTGAGAAGTGGATGGGCTGATGGACCAGCTTATGTAACCCAATGTCCGATACAGACTGGGCAGAGTTACACTTACAACTTCACAATCACTGGGCAGAGAGGTACTCTTTTCTGGCATGCTCACATCTCATGGCTGAGAGCAACACTTTATGGACCAATAATCATCCTCCCAAGACAAAATGAATCTTACCCCTTCAGAAAACCATACAAGGAAGTTCCCATCATATTTG GGGAATGGTGGAATGTGGACCCCGAGGCGGTTATTAATCAGGCTCTTCAGACAGGAGGAGGTCCAAATGTTTCAGATGCATACACTATTAACGGACTTCCAGGGCCCTTGTACAATTGTTCCTCCAAAG ATACGTTCAAACTCAAAGTGAAGCCAGGGAAGACATATATGCTTCGGCTAATAAATGCTGCCATGAATGATGAACTATTTTTCAGCATTGCCAACCATAATGTCACCATTGTTGAAGCTGATGCAGTGTATGTCAAACCATTTGTTACTAGTGTGGTATTCATAACCCCAGGCCAAACCACCAATGTTCTACTCAAAACAAAGCCTTACTACCCAAATGCCACCTTCCTCATGGCTGCAAGGCCATATTTCACGGGCCAGGGCACTTTTGACAATTCTACTGTTGCTGGTTTTCTTGAATACGAACACCCCTTACATATCTCATTTGACAAGAATAAGACAATCTTCAAGCCTAGTCTGCCACCAATAAACGCCACCGGAGTTGTTGCCAATTTCACCAAGATGTTCCGCAGCTTAAATAGCCCAAAATATACAGCAAATGTACCACAAACTGTGGACAAGCAGTTCTTTTTCACCGTGGGGCTTGGGTCCAGTCCCTGTCCTCAAAATGCAACATGTCAAGGACCCAATGGAACAAAATTTGCAGCTTCAGTCAATAATGTTTCTTTTGCTCTTCCTACAACAGCTCTGTTGCAAGCCTACTTCTCCAAAAACTCTTATGGAATTTACACCACTGATTTCCCGAGCAATCCACCAAATCCATTTAACTACACTGGATCACCACCGAACAACACCCAAGTGAGTAATGGAACTCGCGTCGTTGTTCTGCCTTTCAATACTAGTGTGGAACTAGTTCTGCAGGATACAAGCATTCTTGGAGCCGAGAGTCATCCTCTTCACCTACATGgtttcaatttctttgttgtgGGTGAAGGATTTGGAAATTATGATCCATACAAGGATCctgcaaattttaatttggtggATCCTGTTGAAAGGAATACAATAGGTGTTCCATCTGGTGGCTGGGTGGCCATTCGTTTCCTAGCAGACAATCCAG GAGTATGGTTTATGCACTGCCACTTTGATGTACACACAAGTTGGGGGTTGAGAATGGCCTGGATTGTACTAGATGGGCAGCTACCAAGTCAAAAATTACCACCACCGCCTTCTGATCTTCCCAAGTGTTGA
- the LOC105174462 gene encoding protein FAR-RED-ELONGATED HYPOCOTYL 1-LIKE, with the protein MEENTITPAEMNSIAYLNKKRKLHVELLGGPSPKHLCWGKKFEYESSSDSGTEPKKVRSIILARGGESDPESAKDSCSFHGDVDSIMSPCDDAKTYLSYSETRVSVQPCTSSARWGGTSFQSGLYSLESRSGTKSSSCKSESLSICEELEYLHNDYATLPSDYYEDHLIEFGSHADCSCSEYQNDGTEHHCNKDLGDLLYSSGVAPSNYVLSSGRWSVTHDTQPATRKLTIDKEFEQYFSSLML; encoded by the exons ATGGAGGAAAATACGATCACCCCAGCTGAAATGAACAG CATTGCTTACttgaacaagaaaagaaaacttcacGTTGAACTGCTTGGAGGGCCTTCACCAAAGCATCTGTGCTGGGGCAAAAAGTTTGAATATGAATCTTCATCTGATTCAGGCACTGAACCAAAGAAAGTGAGAAGTATCATACTTGCAAGAGGAGGTGAATCAGATCCAGAATCTGCAAAAGATAGCTGTAGCTTTCATGGTGATGTAGATTCTATTATGTCTCCATGTGATGACGCTAAAACGTATCTCTCATATTCAGAAACACGTGTGTCTGTCCAGCCTTGTACTTCATCTGCTAGGTGGGGTGGCACCTCTTTTCAGAGCGGGCTTTATTCTTTAGAGAGCAGATCAGGAACAAAGTCAAGTTCCTGTAAATCAGAGTCGTTATCCATCTGCGAAGAACTTGAATATCTCCATAATGATTATGCGACACTTCCGTCTGATTATTATGAGGATCACCTCATAGAATTCGGAAGTCATGCTGATTGCAGCTGCTCAGAATACCAAAATGATGGCACTGAGCACCATTGCAATAAAGATCTTGGCGATCTGCTCTACTCAAGCGGCGTAGCTCCCAGTAATTACGTTCTTTCATCGGGAAGGTGGTCTGTTACTCATG ATACTCAACCGGCCACCAGGAAACTAACAATTGATAAGGAGTTTGAACAGTATTTTTCGAGTCTCATGCTGTAA
- the LOC105174463 gene encoding probable protein S-acyltransferase 16 isoform X2 has protein sequence MTRGCKFSFHVAIVIAAITYIYLSTVFVFIDRWFGLWSSPGMLHTVVFTFLALMCISSYRLAIYTDPGRVPASFVPDIEDATNPIHEIKRKGGDLRYCQKCSHYKPPRAHHCRICNRCVLRMDHHCVWMNNCVGHANYKIFFVFVVYAVTACVYSLVLLLGSITVDSQNDIDDSDRIIHVISGLLLVPLSLALGFFLGWHIYLIVQNKTTIEYHEGVRAMWLAEKGGQLYSHPYDIGVYENLTAILGPTILFWLCPTTGHVGSGLRFQTNLLHSAHGGRG, from the exons ATGACACGCGGCTGCAAGTTCTCCTTCCACGTTGCCATCGTGATAGCCGCCATCACTTACATCTACCTCTCCACAGTTTTCGTCTTCATTGACCGGTGGTTCGGGCTCTGGTCGTCTCCCGGCATGCTACACACCGTTGTTTTTACTTTCTTAGCTCTCATGTGCATCTCCAGTTACCGCCTCGCCATTTATAccgatccgggtcgggtcccCGCTTCTTTCGTCCCCGATATTGAGGATGCTACTAACCCGATCCACGAGATCAAACGCAAG GGGGGCGATTTGAGGTATTGCCAAAAGTGTTCCCATTATAAGCCTCCTCGGGCACATCATTGCCGCATATGTAACCGATGTGTTCTACGGATG GATCACCATTGTGTTTGGATGAATAATTGTGTGGGACACGCAAACTATAAgatcttctttgtttttgtggTTTATGCTGTCACCGCTTGTGTATACTCGCTG GTATTGCTCCTTGGTAGCATCACAGTTGATTCTCAGAATGATATTGATGACTCTGACAGAattatacat GTCATTTCTGGGTTACTGTTGGTACCACTAAGTTTGGCACTGGGATTTTTCCTTGGCTGGCATATCTATCTTATTGTACAAAACAAGACCACAATTGAG TACCATGAAGGTGTGAGAGCTATGTGGCTTGCAGAAAAAGGAGGCCAGCTCTATTCGCACCCGTATGATATTGGTGTATACGAGAATCTGACAGCT ATTCTGGGTCCAACAATCCTTTTCTGGCTTTGCCCCACAACAGGACATGTTGGTTCTGGCCTTCGCTTTCAAACAAA TCTGCTTCACTCTGCTCACGGTGGTAGAGGATAG
- the LOC105174463 gene encoding probable protein S-acyltransferase 16 isoform X1: MTRGCKFSFHVAIVIAAITYIYLSTVFVFIDRWFGLWSSPGMLHTVVFTFLALMCISSYRLAIYTDPGRVPASFVPDIEDATNPIHEIKRKGGDLRYCQKCSHYKPPRAHHCRICNRCVLRMDHHCVWMNNCVGHANYKIFFVFVVYAVTACVYSLVLLLGSITVDSQNDIDDSDRIIHVISGLLLVPLSLALGFFLGWHIYLIVQNKTTIEYHEGVRAMWLAEKGGQLYSHPYDIGVYENLTAILGPTILFWLCPTTGHVGSGLRFQTKYDRLIVTSAPD, translated from the exons ATGACACGCGGCTGCAAGTTCTCCTTCCACGTTGCCATCGTGATAGCCGCCATCACTTACATCTACCTCTCCACAGTTTTCGTCTTCATTGACCGGTGGTTCGGGCTCTGGTCGTCTCCCGGCATGCTACACACCGTTGTTTTTACTTTCTTAGCTCTCATGTGCATCTCCAGTTACCGCCTCGCCATTTATAccgatccgggtcgggtcccCGCTTCTTTCGTCCCCGATATTGAGGATGCTACTAACCCGATCCACGAGATCAAACGCAAG GGGGGCGATTTGAGGTATTGCCAAAAGTGTTCCCATTATAAGCCTCCTCGGGCACATCATTGCCGCATATGTAACCGATGTGTTCTACGGATG GATCACCATTGTGTTTGGATGAATAATTGTGTGGGACACGCAAACTATAAgatcttctttgtttttgtggTTTATGCTGTCACCGCTTGTGTATACTCGCTG GTATTGCTCCTTGGTAGCATCACAGTTGATTCTCAGAATGATATTGATGACTCTGACAGAattatacat GTCATTTCTGGGTTACTGTTGGTACCACTAAGTTTGGCACTGGGATTTTTCCTTGGCTGGCATATCTATCTTATTGTACAAAACAAGACCACAATTGAG TACCATGAAGGTGTGAGAGCTATGTGGCTTGCAGAAAAAGGAGGCCAGCTCTATTCGCACCCGTATGATATTGGTGTATACGAGAATCTGACAGCT ATTCTGGGTCCAACAATCCTTTTCTGGCTTTGCCCCACAACAGGACATGTTGGTTCTGGCCTTCGCTTTCAAACAAAGTATGATAGACTTATCGTAACATCTGCTCcagattaa
- the LOC105174465 gene encoding laccase-17-like — protein sequence MISHKRLAFAITIMCLLVELALSKHPRITMHYKFDIKLQNVTRLCQTKSIVTVNGQFPGPTITAREGDRLLVKVVNNVQYNVSIHWHGVRQLRSGWADGPAYITQCPIQTGQSYVYNFTVTGQRGTLFWHAHISWLRVTLYGPIVILPKRGVPYPFPQPYKEVPIIFGEWWKADTERIINQALQTGGAPNISDAFTINGLPGPLYNCSAKDTFILKVKPGKTYMLRLINAALNDELFFSIANHNLTVVDADAVYVKPFKTNTVLITPGQTTNVLLKTKNHHPNATFLMAARPYSTGPAAFDNSTTSGILEYHLPSNSTKKTNKLPLLKPSLPIFNDTTFATNFNKKLRSLANSNFPAKVPQRVDRRFFFTVGLGLIPCTNPNGTCQGPNNTMLAAAVNNVSFVMPNTALLQAHFFNQSKGVYTTDFPANPPFKFNYTGNPPSNIMVSSGTKVVVLPFNTSVELVMQDTSIIGAESHPLHLHGFNFFVLAQGFGNFNPNKDPAKFNLVDPAERNTVGVPSGGWVAIRFLADNPGVWFMHCHLEVHTSWGLKMVWIVMDGNRRNQKLPPPPSDLPKC from the exons atgatttcTCACAAGCGTTTGGCTTTTGCCATTACCATCATGTGCCTTTTAGTTGAGCTAGCACTGTCCAAGCATCCCAGGATAACAATGCATTACAAGTTTGAT ATCAAACTGCAAAATGTCACAAGGTTGTGTCAAACAAAGAGCATAGTGACAGTCAACGGCCAATTTCCAGGGCCTACGATCACTGCAAGGGAAGGAGACAGGCTGTTAGTTAAAGTTGTTAACAATGTTCAGTACAATGTCTCTATTCACTG GCACGGAGTCAGGCAGTTGAGAAGCGGGTGGGCTGATGGGCCGGCATATATCACCCAGTGCCCAATTCAGACGGGGCAGAGCTATGTGTACAATTTCACCGTTACTGGCCAAAGGGGAACCTTATTTTGGCACGCCCATATTTCATGGCTTAGAGTTACACTCTATGGACCTATAGTCATCCTTCCGAAACGAGGAGTCCCCTATCCGTTCCCACAGCCCTACAAAGAAGTCCCTATAATTTTTG GTGAATGGTGGAAGGCAGATACGGAGAGAATTATCAATCAAGCATTGCAAACAGGAGGAGCCCCAAATATTTCTGATGCCTTCACCATTAATGGCCTGCCAGGACCCCTGTACAATTGTTCAGCCAAAG ATACCTTCATACTAAAGGTGAAGCCGGGAAAAACATACATGTTGAGATTGATCAATGCTGCACTAAACGACGAGCTTTTCTTCAGCATTGCTAACCACAACCTGACTGTTGTTGATGCTGATGCCGTGTACGTGAAACCATTTAAAACCAATACCGTTCTTATCACTCCTGGACAGACGACAAACGTCCTCCTCAAGACTAAAAACCATCATCCAAACGCGACCTTCCTCATGGCGGCCAGGCCTTATTCCACAGGGCCTGCTGCATTCGACAATTCCACCACATCCGGGATCTTGGAATACCATCTCCCTTCTAACTCAACCAAGAAAACCAACAAACTTCCACTTCTAAAACCATCACTTCCCATATTCAACGACACAACCTTTGCCACTAATTTCAACAAGAAGCTCCGGAGCTTGGCTAATTCAAATTTCCCCGCAAAAGTTCCTCAAAGAGTGGACAGGAGATTTTTCTTCACAGTCGGGCTAGGACTGATCCCCTGCACGAACCCCAATGGAACCTGCCAAGGCCCGAACAATACAATGCTGGCAGCAGCTGTTAACAATGTGTCATTTGTGATGCCAAACACAGCCCTGCTTCAGGCTCACTTCTTTAACCAATCAAAAGGCGTCTACACCACAGATTTTCCAGCCAACCCACCGTTCAAATTCAATTACACGGGCAATCCGCCGAGCAACATTATGGTGAGCAGCGGCACAAAAGTGGTGGTGCTGCCATTTAATACTAGTGTGGAGCTGGTGATGCAGGATACGAGCATAATTGGTGCAGAAAGCCACCCGCTACATCTCCATGGGTTCAACTTCTTTGTATTGGCCCAGGGATTTGGGAACTTCAACCCGAATAAAGATCCGGCTAAGTTCAATTTGGTTGATCCGGCTGAGAGAAACACCGTCGGGGTACCATCGGGGGGCTGGGTTGCAATTCGGTTTTTAGCAGATAATCCAg GTGTATGGTTTATGCATTGTCACTTGGAAGTTCATACGAGTTGGGGACTGAAAATGGTATGGATTGTGATGGATGGAAATCGCCGGAATCAGAAGCTGCCGCCTCCGCCCTCGGATCTTCCCAAATGCTAA